TTAGGAGAGCATAATAAACTTGGACAGTTTAATCTTTTCTGGGTCTCAGTATctcattctttcttcctgttaTATGGACTTTATAAATCATATTGAACTAGTGTTCACATACTAGAAAAGTGTGTGATTGATTgattcttttcttcattctttgtaTAATTTTGATTTTAAGACCTGATATAAAACAGACATATCAACCATTTACATAAAATTTCCCACACTGTAACATGCTAATCTAAAGGGATAGCAGCTCTTAAGAATTGTTTTGACAGGTGGACAAAGGCAGCTCACTGCATCCATGAAGCTGAATGCTGTAATTATACTGATCTGCAGtgtctgcttttcatttcaggcTTTTGAGGATCTCAGCAAACTAATGGAGAAGGTATGGCACGTGTCACTTACTCAAGTAGGCTTATGCTTGTTTTCTCGGTTTtaagcatgcttttttttctgttgagctgAAAGTTGACTTATCTCTGTGCCTTTCTTGATAGGCTAAGGAAATGGTGGAGCTATCCAAGTCAATAGCTAAtaagattaaagaaaaacaaggtgACATCACTGAGGATGAGGTaaatgaattttgtttttaaagtcaaCCGAAATGTTCCTGTGCAAAGCCAAAAGCTATCGGCTTAATACATGTAACGTTAATAAAGAATACTCGatggttgggcttttttgtgttttaattctacATAAAGTAAAAGTGACTTACTTGTTTGGTGTTAGCTTTTCTTTTGACcctttcttaaaagcaaagatTTTATTGCCTTGGtgtaaatttttgtatttttgaccTTTTGCTGGtcaaaaataaattgtaataagTCTCACCTTCTCTCTGCTAGTAATTGACTTTATTGATAGTAAACTGAACGGATTTATCACCAAAACTGTCTTACAGTAATAAAatcaaagacttttaaaaagcagaatcaTTCACTAGCTGAtgtagtaatttatttatttgtttagacTATTAGGTTCAAGTCCTATCTACTGAGTATGGGTATAGCTAATCCAGTTACTAGGGAAACATATGGATCTGGTACACATTACCACATGCAACTGGCGAAGCAACTAGCTGGAATACTGCAGACACCATTAGAGGTAAAGTACCTAATTTTGCACCAGCAGTTTCCATGTGTTGCTGAATTTTGATGTCAATGTCTTTTGGCTGTAGTACTGTGCCTCTTTTTAAAGTCTCAGATTTAGCAGCACAGCTGCCTCATATTTAGTGTTTATGGAAGGAATATATATCCTCTTTCTgaataagaaattttaaatataagtaAAAATTTTTCTTTGGAGTAATGGCATCTCAACTTCTAATTCGCAAAATATCAGTGATGTTTAGAAAATCATACTAGCAGTCTTTCTGCTGTTAGAACAGCCCTGTATTCATCCCTGGCTGCagaatattacttttttaaagaaagaatgaaacaacATTGACTTTGAAAATATAAGTAGTCAGTCTTTAAACTGcttaaaaattacatattttgcaaATATAGCACAGAGTCATTACATAGGTAGTAATTTATCTGAAGCTATTACAGAATTGCGGATTCTCACCAAAAAGTTAGATTTCATGTTGCAACTTAAAAGGCTGTGCGTCTACTAAAAAGCATACTTACTACAGTATTTTTGTGAAAGCTATGTGCTATCTACTATGATCAGAATGGAAAACTGAGCGTGTCTGAAGAGTAAAAACAGTAAATTGATTGATATATTTAATATATTGCAATTCCTTGTTCCTGTGATTTATTCTCTGCTTTAAAATCAAAGTAACTCACAGTCTTTGGGTATAGTATCAgcgtttttcattttaaaattattagagaAAGATACACCAACTTACCTCTCATGCTAGAAATACGTGGTATTGCCTGGGTAGTTTTTTTCATTAAGGTCCATCATTTAGCTCTTCTGTTTTACCCATTTAATCGGTCAAATGCAAGTTGAGATACTGTGTTTACTAGATTAATGCTATTTCTCTTACCAGTCTTGTGCTTAACACAGGAGCGAGGAGGGATCATGTCACTTACAGAAGTGTACTGTCTAGTAAATCGTGCACGAGGATTGGAGGTGAGAAAttggttttatataaatatttttataaaatttactTCAATGATATaaggtaattaaagaaaaaaggaaaaaatattctctacCAGTTCCTCATTCTACCTAACAGCATGAAGTGACCAGCCTGTTATTAAAATTAGAGGGTTTACCTTTTTCCTTTCACCTTCTTCCATGTAATGTTTACGTATCCTCTATAAGTTGTGATAACGTATGCTGCTTTTTATAATACCACGTAAAAGGGTAATTCCATCCTGatcaggaaagaaaactgaaaggacagaaaatactAAAGAATGGTGAATGTTTTTTGTtcgtgtttggtttttggggtgtttttgacAAAATACATCAATTCTTTCTGTAAACAGGGCAAGAAAGATTACTGTAGAACACATAGTAAGGGAACAAAAAGGAGCATAGAAGCCAAGAAAATAGACTGGAcaatagaaaggaagaaaactaaaaatattgCGTAGCCTGGTGTATTTTATAGCTGTAGTTATTAAaactgtttgttttggtgttatGTTGTATCCTTGAAATACAAGCTGTGAATAAATATGTTTTACTATTTTAATAGTTGCTGTCACCAGAAGATTTAGTAAATGCTTGTAAGATGCTGGAGTCACTGAAATTGCCACTAAGGTAAAAGTTTTACAGATGTATTTATAAACCATGGCACTCGTAAGTCAAACCATGGTGCTTGGATGACTTAATATTTTACCTGCAgtggatttctttgttttttttaaacaaagtcatTCTTTGCTTAAATTATGCTGCTGTATGCACCAACATCAGCTCTACgttaaaacatgaatttttaaCTATGGTTCACTTTCCTAGGAAGACAACATTCTTTTTGCTTCCGATACAGTTTTTTCAGACTGGGTAAAGTGTTTAGCTGAGACCAGGCATATTGCtgtgcttttttcattcttttcagatTTTGAAGGTGCTTTTAATGTTAAGTTCATTTTATagagcttttttaatttttttttccttttgtaatgtGACTATAGGTGTAGATGCATTAGAACTGTGGCCATAGGTGATGTGCACAGGGTTTTTAGTTATTTTGaccctttctttttattttaggctTCGGATATTTGACAGTGGTGTGATGGTGATTGAACTCCAGTCTCATAATGAAGAGGAAATGGTAGCTTCTGCTTTAGAGACAGTAAGTGTACTTCACTTCCTTCAGTGTTCTGACCATGCTAGGGAAATTTAAACACATTAGGTATAAAAACTTGAGATACAGGATTTCCTTTTGaggttttgaaatacagaatattccattTCCAAATCTTCTAGCAGTAATACTTAAATagcacttttcatcttcaaagtgctgTGCAGGCCATAGTCTTAGTCATTGCTTTCTCCTTAAGGAATAAAtcacttttccatctcttttcaAACTTCATTAACCTTCAGCCTTCCTCCAAATCTTGTGCACTGTAGGATGAAATTCATGGCATGTATTAAGCACTTAACAGAAGTGGACTTCAGACACCGTACACAATGTGCTTGAAGGCAGTGAAAGTAGCTCTTAAATGTTGATATAGgcagttgtttggtttgggtttatttcatGAAATAGCACATTTTATGCGTAACATCTTGTGCTGAGTTTGCCGCTGTGAAGAGCACTCACTTGGAGAGTAGTGTGTATAgaatcaggaagaaaaaatagtGTCAGTTTCTCAGCGTGGTAAACCTTCGTGGTCTTGCTACCTCTGGACTGTTTAAAAAGTCCTGCTATCCCATTATTTGATGCATTTTCCTGTGTCTTTTTCAGTGGGAtgtaattttttggttttcatagAGTAGAGGCTGATTTAGTGTATACAAAGTTAAACATCAGAGTCAAAGAGGACTTTGACTTGAGCAGTCAAGAAAAAGTAGCGCTATCACAGAGAACTTTGCACTTGATCTATGGGGTAGACCGTTCAGTGCATTTTGCATGATTGTTTCCATATAGTTTTCTCTCACCAAAAAGATTTTTATATAATTGTACATAGCTGTCTAAAAGATCCCATCATAAATTATCAAAACTAAAATACTTAAATCTTTCAATATATATTAATCCTTTCAGTTTATTATCttatatatacagaaaaatatctAGTCCAtcttgaggggtttttttctgattattttgggTTTCTGATTGATTTGTTGCCTTCAGTAAGAGTGCTTATctctttgaaaggaaaggaaaaacattttcttgataACAAATGAGGTCAACTGCAAAAAACAACAGATGCTTGATTTATTACCGaagtgccttttttattttattttcataatatgaGACTTTGACTCCATAGAAAAAATACAAGGTAGAGGCTTTGAATGAAGAAGGCAAGCCCATAAGGGAAATGGAAGATGAGATCAGACTTGTGGCCAAAAGCACCCTGTACTTAACGTATAATGTCGAGTAACGTGAGACTTCtgagaaaaagtgaaagaagtaACAGTTTCAGACAGGAGAGAGATGTGGTTTTGAACAGCTGGTGAAGACAGGAAATGATAGGGAAGTCAAAGGAACCAAAAGTCACCCTTGATGAGAGTAGTGGTTTGGGAAGGAAAGATAATTAATCACCCATGTGCATATGAGATTGCATAGCTGACTTCCATTACTCAGATTTGATCACTTAGCTTCATAAAATCTCAAGTTAGGACTAACTTAATCTGAGTTTCTGTAAAAAGGATACTGCTGAGAATGCCGCAGAATAGACCCCTCCCCAATCAGTTATGTGGGAATCAGGAAATGGTAACTACATCTGGATTTAAAAGTTTGCTTGAATCTGAATCAATGGAGAAATGGAAGAATTATTAATTTGTAGGGTAATAAAACACGTTTTTATGGGAAATTCAGTGCAGTAATAAGCCCTGACTTCACATCTAGTATCTTGAACATCCGCAGGTCCAACCTATGTGAAAACGTTTCATTTTAGCATGCATTTACCAGTGTGGTTGAGACAGTGAGAACGAAGTTTTGAGTCTCAAGACTGAACTTACCTTCTGTCTATTTTGAATGTGATGGTGGCTTTTTACTGATGCCACTAGTATGCCATAATCTAGGGTGGGGTATCAAGATTTTTGGATATACTGTGAGTAGTGGGGATATTTTAAATCAACTCAAATTCTCCACTTTCATCTGAGGTAACTTAAATTTGTAAATCAATGACATGTCTTGAACTGCAGCGTTTTATTTCCTTGCTCAGTCTTCACTGTTTGCAGAATCACTTGGTACAGTTGGGCTGTATGAATACCAATTGTGACCATAGACTGCAGTCTGTgagctattttaatttttccacttaTTTTGTTCCAaggcattgtttaaaaaaaaaactgaaagattttttttacagatttaacTTTTTTCTGCATTCCTCTTTTATACTTAGCAATTTTCCCAGGacacagaaaaggcatttttaagggGAAATACTCATAattatttgtactttttaaagAGACAAACAAACTACTTGTCTTAGCAAGGGACTTGCTATCAATTTATCACATCACAAAACTAGACCTGATACAGTAGCTGAGAGAACTTCGTTGTTCTTTTAATACCATAGTTTGTTTATTTGTGTGTGGTcatgttttgttgtggtttttttttttttttacaggtttcTGAAAAGGGTTCTCTCACAGCTGACGAGTTTGCTAAGCTGGTGGGGATGTCTGTTCTCTTAGCCAAAGAAAGGTAAGTAGTTTATTAATACCTGTGTTTAATAATACCTTTGTTATCCAGTTGTCCTCAAGTAATACAGCACGTCTTCTTTTGCTTTCTCCAGGCTGCTTCTTGCTGAAAAGATGGGCCATCTTTGCAGAGATGATTCAGTGGAAGGCTTGAGATTCTACCCAAATTTATTTATGACACAAAGCTAATGTAGTTTGTGTACAATTTTTTACGTTAACAGCTAAACATGAAAGCAGAGGGCAGAACCCTTCCAACAACTGActttagaatttttattttgttagtcAACTGCAACAGCAATGGACATTGCAATGCTTTACAGTTCTCAGGTATTTCAAGTGCTGAATCCTCTTACGTGGAACTGAAAGGAAACGGGAATCACGGAGTCAGAAGCATGTTAATTGTCTCAAGACGGCTAGCTCACATTTCAAGTTTTATTTGGTGTACTCTGTAGTTTCTCATTTCAAGAGAAGTCAGATGAAGATTCCATACAAGTGAAAGTGAAGAGAATATCCCTGTAGCCTGTCATGAGGGTCGGCACCCAGAAGACAGGTTACTGCATACTCCAATTTCAGTTTGTTTATGTCTAGAGCAACAAAGCAGACAGATGTATCCGCAGTGATAAGAAAAGTGACTTTGGTGTGTACTGAGGTATGAGGAACAAATTAGTGCAGAATAAACCCTTCTCCCTGAAGTGATGAACAGTTTTCTAAGAGAGGATCTTGGGCTCCTTGTACTTTGAGACAGAAAGAACCTGCTGCAGGAGACATTAACATATATTTATGTGAATTTAGAAAACTTGGTGTTTATTTCGTCATGTCTTATGCTAGTATCTCAGATAGAAGCATTGTTAGCACAGacttcctcccttctctttccttgcCATCTTCCTTCCTGTCTCATGCTGCACTTTGGGTGCCCTTTCTCTGTCCTCTCTTTATGTAGCAGCGTGGAGTAGCCTGCTGTCACTCTACCAGACTCTGTGCTTTAATGTGCTTGGTTTTCATCTTGTACTTCCAATGAAAGATCATTTGTTCGTTTCATCAGCCTGTTACCTGTTTTGGAGAGATGGTTCATTTGCTTATATCTTGTGTGCAAAAATTAATGTGCTTTCAATattgaaggaaggaagaagaccATCTCCCTGTGTTTAATAGTCATGAGGTATTGTATTGTTTGGTATTGCAGTGTTCACACTGAATGCAATTTGATAGTCTCAGCTTTCATAACTCCAGTGGAGTTGTTACATTACTCAAAGATCTGTTGTTGTGGTAATAATGGTAAGTGGATGTTTATGATCCACATCACTTAAATTTTTGGCATTTTGAAATGACCAGTTTTAATAAACAATGATATTAATTCAAGGTATGGGCAAGGACAACGTTCATGTAACTGCATTGTGGTTGTAATGGCCAAATTGACATTagtaaaaaaaggagaaaaaggctttTAAGAGCCTGAAAATATCTTCAGGACTATTTTGATGTTACCATAGCTTGGACAAGAGAGCCTGCCAATAACGAGTTCAATGAAGACATCCCTACAGTGATGATGCTTTTGGTTCTAGGATGCTCATTTAGATCCAGGAAATTGTGTCCTCTTACCCTTGTCACGATCAAACTTCTATGCAGTGCTTTCTTTAGGACAGTTTTTCTCTGTTTCGTGAAGGTGCTAAAACTAATGCATTTGACACAGCTGAAGGTTCCACATTGTTCTTACTATGTTAACTTGCTAGCATCATCTCTTCAGGAGCCTTAtggcttgctgcttttcttcatccTCCCCACAACCCACAGAAGAGATCTATGTGAGGTACGCCAAGCATCACACATCTAAGGAGGGACTGAAAAGAGAGACATTCAGAAGCAAGAAGCTGGTTTACGACAACTGTTTCTTTTGTCCCAAACCTGTCAAGGGAAAGACCAGTGGTTTGTGGGCTTGAACCTCTCCCCACAAGGGGGCACGTCTTCTGCAGaaagaacaaaatcagaaaggaaatgttgAGCGTAAACTCCCAGTCTCGGTTGCTCCAATCCTGAGCATGTCATTATCTTAATTAAGCAATAACAATACAGTCTATTTAGAATGATGGTACCTTCTCGAGCTTTTCTTTCCCAAGAtttttccttgtctctttttttttctacagagaagAAATGTATAGGGTAAATTTTATAGCTGGTTTAGAATTTAAACATACACATGAGAAAATGACTACTAGAAAgtgataaaaattaaaagattttctTAAATAGActgttctgttggttttttttccttcctaaatgttTTGGGCAGCTTTAAAATCTTTACACACCAAAATCTTTTGGTTCAGTGGGGCAGGTTTTTAAAGCGTATCATCTTTTTGCTGTCTTGTTTTGTACCTAAAAGGATACATGATTGTTTTGAtcaaaaattaaaaggcagaattAAATGTAACTAGAATGTCCTAGTTCTGTTGCTGAGTAGCCCATGACCCATCCCAGCCAGAACTGCAAAACTACAGCTGCCTACACAAACACCAGTTTCGTGAGGGAGCCCATCTGAGTCTGAGCCACAGATATATCCTGTGTGTCCTGTGCCAGTGTTGGAAAGGTGCTTGACACATTTGGAAAGGTCCTTGACACATTTGAATGTATTTACCCAGCTGAAAGATAACAGAAATGATGTATCTGATACCATACTGAGAGCCAGCTGTCAGGAGAACAAGCGGAGTGAGATGTTTATGGGTATGTGGTATCGTGGTAGTCCATCACACTGTTCTAAACTGTCGTTGCCCACTCCTGTTCCCATTGGTACTACCAGCAAAAAATCTATTGACTACATTGAAGCAGGATTGTTGGAGAGAGGAAAACGTAGGAATTGCCATTTTCACAGATCGTTCTAGTTTAATACAGAAGGTGTCTGTATGAACCTTTCATGTTTTGATTATTCCTAGAATATTTGCCTCATGACATAAGGACATTATCTCATTTTGCCAGGGCTGCCCAATTACCCAGTCCTTTGAACAAAGGTTTGTAACAGAGGTGTGTTCAAAAAGTGCTTGGTTTTTTATGGAGCAGTCTTAAATTGTGATtatgcttttcatttgaaaagatgGGCCTTTTTATActtctgacaggaaaaaaatgctgctaaGGAATCTGTACATCTTGTCCATTTCTCCTTTGCctttgttttcaggaaaattaTATTCAGCCTATGGAAACATGGATCTAATCTGAACCGTATTTCTGAAgtgcaagcattttttttctctgaaagataGATGTGTATCTTTAATAATCACTACTGGTTGCGTATTGATTAGCTAAATGCTTAGAAGTTCAGTTCTTCTATCAGGATGTTTGTCCAAAGGGCCCAACTGCGCTTCTTGTAAAATGAATGGAAGTATTGTAACCCATTTCATGAGGACGGTAGTGGGAGCCTGTTACTGACAGTAGAAATTCCTCCTTCCTCAAGCCTGGGTGGCTCATTTGCAACTGGACAGTTCTTTCAAAGTACACACTGAAGGGGCAGGAATGGCTGattcaaaattatt
Above is a window of Larus michahellis chromosome 1, bLarMic1.1, whole genome shotgun sequence DNA encoding:
- the VPS36 gene encoding vacuolar protein-sorting-associated protein 36; translation: MDRFAWTSGLLELGETLVVQQRGVRLCDGEEKVKFDSGVLLLSTHRLIWRDQKNHECCIALPLSQIVFIEEQAAGIGKSAKIVVHLHPASSNKEPGPFQSSKYSYIKLSFKEHGQIEFYRRLSEEMTQRRWETMPTGQTIQVNKDPQAGRIRAVGIVGIERKLEEKRKETDKNISEAFEDLSKLMEKAKEMVELSKSIANKIKEKQGDITEDETIRFKSYLLSMGIANPVTRETYGSGTHYHMQLAKQLAGILQTPLEERGGIMSLTEVYCLVNRARGLELLSPEDLVNACKMLESLKLPLRLRIFDSGVMVIELQSHNEEEMVASALETVSEKGSLTADEFAKLVGMSVLLAKERLLLAEKMGHLCRDDSVEGLRFYPNLFMTQS